The sequence GCTCCGGGCTCCAACCGACCAGAACCCCAACGCCGCCCAGCCCCAGAATAAGTCCAACCGACCGGGTCAGCCCGGGTCTCTCCCCGCCGGTACCCCAAGCTGCCAGGGCCGCAAAAATCGGCGTGGTCGCATTCAGAATGGCGGCCAGGGATGCGTTCAGGTGCAGCTCCGCCGCGCAGATGAGTGAGAACGGCAGCGCAGCGTTCAGCCCGCCCAGCAGGAGAAACGGCTTCCAGTGCCTGCGGATCTCGATCCGGCTGCGTGCAAGACTTGCGTAGAGCAGCAGGGCGGCGGCCGCGATGGCGACTCTAAGCTCGGTCGTCACGACCGGCCCGAAGACCGGCGAGGCTATGCGCATGAACAGAAAAGAAGCGCCCCAGACAAGGGCCAGAAGGAGCAGGGCCGACACATCCTTTCGGTTCATTCGGCACGCCCCTTTCTTCTCACCAGCAGGCTGTACGACAGTACGGAGCAAATGCCTGCGACCACAATCACCGTCCCCATAGGCAGCGCGGTTTCCCCGCCTCCCATGCCCACAAGCGGAGACAATAGCCCGCCTGTCAGCAGCGGAAGCAGTCCAAGCATGGCGGAGGCGCTGCCCGCATTGTCTCCCTGATCCTGCATCGCCAGCGAAAAGGAGGCCGTTCCCACAAGCCCCACGCTGGAGACGATAGCGAACAGCGCGATCAGCAGCAGCGGAAGCCCGCTGGCCGTTACAATCGAGTACATAAGGAGCAGCCCGCCCAATAAGCACTGAAGAAGACCCCATACTAGCAGCCTCGTCTCTCCGATCCGTCCCGACAGCTTGCCGGCGATTTGTCCAGTAATGATAATGCCGAGGCCGTTCACGGCGAAGATCACGCTGTATATTTGCGGAGATACGCCGAACATATTTTGCAGTACAAAGGATGATCCGGAAATATAGGCGAACATCGCCCCAAAGACAAAGCTTTGCGACAGGACATAACCCATAAACTTAGAATTGCGCAGCAGCTTCCCGAAGGTCATCAGCGTCTCCTTAAGCCCGCCCTTGGAGCGGCGGTCAGGCGGCAGGGTCTCCGGCAGGCGAAGCCAGATGGTCAGGCAAAAAATCACACCCGCTCCGAACAGCACGAAAAAAACGCCCTGCCATGTCGTAAACCGCAGCAGCTGCCCGCCGATCACCGGCGCCGCGATCGGTCCCAGGCCGTTAACGACCATCAGCAGCGCGAAGAACCGGGTCAGTTCCGAACCTGAGAAGAGATCACGAACGGCGGCCCGGGATATGACGACTCCGACTGAGCCGGACAGTCCCTGGATCAGACGCATTAT is a genomic window of Paenibacillus durus ATCC 35681 containing:
- a CDS encoding multidrug effflux MFS transporter, with translation MNTKASGLKPAAVRSSRKLRLQLAIILGAVATIGPLSIDMYLPALPELGRSFETSPALAQLSLSCFLIGLALGQLFSGPLSDVYGRRRPLMIGMAVYALSSLLCAFSPSIGFLVIMRLIQGLSGSVGVVISRAAVRDLFSGSELTRFFALLMVVNGLGPIAAPVIGGQLLRFTTWQGVFFVLFGAGVIFCLTIWLRLPETLPPDRRSKGGLKETLMTFGKLLRNSKFMGYVLSQSFVFGAMFAYISGSSFVLQNMFGVSPQIYSVIFAVNGLGIIITGQIAGKLSGRIGETRLLVWGLLQCLLGGLLLMYSIVTASGLPLLLIALFAIVSSVGLVGTASFSLAMQDQGDNAGSASAMLGLLPLLTGGLLSPLVGMGGGETALPMGTVIVVAGICSVLSYSLLVRRKGRAE